The genomic stretch ACTGAAAGATCAacagaaaatcaataaatttttttagttcaaGCAGGATTGACCTACTCATCGCTTTGTGACTCCCATGCTTTTCTTGGCAATGCGTCCGActgttttgattgaattttattgtcaTGGGATCGATAAGATTTGGTCAAACTTAAAATAGTCGATTTCCCGTTACTGTCGGAACCATTCTGCTTCGACGTACAATGGGTTAGTATTCGTTTGCTGGGCGAACGAGTGAATATCCTTGATATTTTTCCACGTTGTTTACTCTCTTGAACCGCCTGCAGTTCTGTCCGTCCAGAGTAATAGAATTTCGAACCCAGTGACAATGGCAGAAAGCGTGGTAAACGATTGGGACGTTCCAATCGAAAGAATGAATGGTGTTCTACGCAGGACTTCCATAAAGACTTGGCGTTTTTATGAGTGCCCATGCCAAAACCCAATAATGTGTCATAACTTTCCGACTAAGAAGGGAAAAATGAAAGTTGGAGGATTTGAGTGTTtctaattcaaaattgtttcacttACTGGTTCACGTCGTAATTGAATGAAGAATTCTTTccttttgaaagatattttcacCATTTTGGACCACGAAAAAACGTTCATGCGAACATTATTTTGGAAAACAACCAGACCAACCGATGTTACACCTAGGCTAATTTCTTTACCAGTCGAATCAACAGCTTTGTGCAAATCCACACCGTACATGTACAACTTCTTCGCATGCTCCAAGTAATTATATTCGGCATCTGCAGGTAATTGACCACGATGTAACTTATGCAATTCTGAGATTCGACGTTCTGCTTCTTCAGTCTGTTCAGCTAGCAATCGAAGCGGCGATAGATAGCCATTTAAATGTTCCAACGGATTATAGTCACCAAGTTCAGCTACAGAAAACATCCATAAAATCATACATTTCTTCGTAGATACTGAATCAAGAAACTTACATTGTACAGTGTAGCTAGCCAATAGACAAGCCGTATTTAATGGACATGTGAGTTTCCCTTGGAATATATCACGTTTAATTTGTAAATAGAATTGGTAGCGTGTATATTCTTCCTGTAGTCGACTCGGATCGGTTACGTAAAACTAGAAAATTGAGAATACAGTCTTAAGTCGaatgaaattgatggaataTTTGAGCGTTGATTTACCTTAACTCTAAATAAAAACGGTGTATTTGAATCGCCTTTCGCGCTGTCCCATTGTTTCCGCAGTGGTTTGTTCGGATCCAGCCATCGCTgaaagtaatttaaaaatttagactgtgaagaaattaaaatatggaaatttaaaCAGTCTCACCACGACATCTCCTGGTTGCTGGATATACTGCAACCCGAAGTAGTCCTTCTCGAATAATTCTAGATGATCAAAAACTTGACCCAACAAGTCGCCACCCTTCGCTCGTTTCTatcacaaaataaaagattCAACTAAATTTTCTGTCAACcgcaaatttttcaacttactTCGACGGTAAACGTGTTTATCGAGTCATCGAGGAACAGCACCGTCACCCCGATTGTTGGTACTTTCTTTTCCCGAGCCAGTTCTGCAGCGTTTCGTGTCTTATATGAACTACTGAATCTTCCTATGCGAAGCTTTTCAAGCATTTCGGTCcattgttgaaaaaaactgATCTTATAACACTGCGACCaaagagaaaatttgattaagCATATGAATCGACGtgactttcattttaaattgatcTATCAAACAGAGCACGGTAGTCGACAAACTGACTATCTGAATCACAATTGTATAATTTCCCAAAGAATCGTTGAAGTATAATGTACTTAAGTGACTGATAAACATCGGTTATCTTGAAAGCGACTATAGCATTAATGTCATCCATTTTCTAAATGTATATTTGTGGGCACTTGCACTTGAAACAcgacaaagaaaattgagtcattttctgtgttttctACAGTAAGAGGTTCTATAACGACAAAGCTTAGGCAAAGTAATGGTTCATGTAAAGTGTCGGATTATTACGGTGGGAAACAGGTTGCTTATTGTTTCGAACAACCGTCCGGTTAGAGAAACACCGGTAATTCTCGACCTTAGTCATTTACATTGACGGTTTTTTGATCAATCATTTGTGTAACAGCTGAATTTTAATTGGTATCAATGGGAGCGATCGTGTACAGCTCTCACGCTATTTATCATTATCATCATCCCCATGCAAATTCTATTTTCAGTACAACGGTTGAACAACTTAAATAACATACAAATATGTGTACACATCATATATTATACATGAACGTTCTGTGTTCAAAGTAACTGTATTCACACCATAAACAACATTATGTAATCGATTTATTTATAACTCTGCAATCCAATTATTtcgagaaataattttttaccaaaCAGGTACAAATGAGTTTTTACGACAAGTTTCAATTcatgcaaattaaaatttttgtgtggTATGAAAATAGAGATACTGTGTGCATTCTACCAACCTGATTACACGAGTTgaatccaaaaattttaagtcaATTTTATGTATCAAACAAAAGAGCCGAGATCATAGAAGACCTCCCGGTTAATTTTTAGTTAATAACGTCAATCCGACTGACTGATTAAAGCACTTaaactttggttttgttttagaCAATAGACACCAACCGGAAAAGTCTTTATCGCAATTGAAACCGACAAAATTTAATCTAAAGTAAATCTTTtcgagataatttttttttgttgaaacagGTAGGATGAAATTTATCGCGAAATTACGGCTGCATGCGTAAGAATCGATTCATTAATTCTTTATTGTTATTTAGTTCTTCTTATTATTattcatgaatttttatgaatgtaaACAAATCAACCAATTCAAACGATTTCactgaacaaataaaatgaaaatgatttaaatatgaatgaatttatGGCAGCCATTGATAGATTGTTTGACATTCCGTTCATAAGCAGAATTATGTGAGCCGACGTTGTCTGAATACGCATACCAAAGCCGTAAAGAAATCAAAGCTAAGTTAGTTACGCTAACtgaataggtttgttccatgTAACttgtaaacacgaattttgacaggccgaacgaacccgatttcatccacagagatcattcatataaatattgatgaggttatgtctctatggatgaaatttgacaattcatatggcctttgGAACGACGTTAACGGGAGAGAAGCTTGGAAAATAagttttacatgctacatgcatcgaaaaccgtgcttttcatgtttgaagcacgtTTTTCGACGTAcacagcatgtaaaatccattacataactcgggataaaaatcaaaattctcgttttcgtgtgtttattgacctcggtttcgcctcgggtcaacaaaattcacactaatactttacttttcatttttttatccctagtcatgtaaaatactgttacatgctacatgcgtcgaaaaccatacttttcatgtttcaaggactactttcgacgctatcagcatgtaaaatccattacataacccgggataaaaatgtaaagtctcgttttcgtgagTTTATTGACCTTGCCCTCGCCTGGGAcgaacaaaattcacactaaaactctacttttcatctttttatccctagtcatgtaaaatactatcgTTCGGGGTTCGCTCAATCACTCTCTCCGATGACACTATTATTTTTAACAACGCCAATAGAGATAAAGAAATTTTGGAAACGACGATAATCGAGCTAATGTGCCGAACAATGGGGTATTGCATAATATATCAGTATTATATATTTGGAATTCAGTTCTTTTCCATTGTTTCTACTTAACACGCCAATGTTAAGAAACACAAAGTCTTTTAGGAACggttagtcatctgttatcgacaacggcGACGAAACAGATGAGCTTGTTTAGTGTTCTCTTATATCAAAATGTATATTAAAGCTAAAGACGTACTCAAGTGAACATGGTGAATGAGAATGACAGCTGGCACCAAAGGAAGAAAATTGCTTACAGAATTGGCTCCATTCTCTCCAATATTAACCAGCTTGATGTTCTTTCTATCTCGCCACGGGCGTACCAATTTATCACTTCTGTGAGCACGATATACTTATAACtgatttgaacaaaagaaataacaGATTTAATTGTGCCTTTCCTACCAAAGGTTTGTAATAGAAACAatataaaattctgaaaattgactAAGATTTGATAgtatttttacaaaagaagGATTAATCTTGACCAATACTATTATCTGGTCttttacttccatcgatcaaagtattttcaatctgtttgacttaaaatcttgtacttcatttttttaacatgtattttactgTACAAACCATACATTACCCAGAtgttgtcattatttttgtcgtcgttaacCGATGTGATAGGTTAAACGAGGCTCACGATAATCTCGAGTATCGGTCCGTGTCAGATATAACAGAGATTTTACGACattcgaaattgaaaagagCTCGTTGTCATGCGCTTGGGTATTTCAATATCCTTGAACGAACcatatttatttaacagcAAATTAGACATCATGGAAAATTAACTTTTGTGATTTCATTCCTACTACACAGTCCTGGGTACTCTGCAGAACATCCCGTTCGACAGGCGGAACATGGTGGACCAACGTAATAGGTGGACTTTTCCtcaatattttctaaattataATTACACACCAAGTAGTAGTTGAACGAATTGCTGGCATAACGATTCACATATGACGTAATAGCGCATCCAACTCTATTCGCATCGGACTTTACCATTTGTGTAAAATGGCCAATCATTTGACCTTTGCTGAAATCGAATAGTTGTAGTGGAGttgtttcttttattgtcTAAATTTCTATTCACCTGTTTCTGATCGACCGAAACCTGTAAATGTCGTTCATCGATGCATCCCTGTATTCGTTGAACCATTGATCAATGTAGTATGATGCAAAACTCTCAGCCGATAGCATGTATTGCCTAGGATATCCTACTGAGTACCAATTTAACGCAATATTCTGACCGACGAATCGATAACTTTCCGTATTTCTACAGTCGTCGTGTCCGTATGTACACGATTTTGCATTGATTTCAGCAAGATAAGCCAATTCAGAGTCCCATGtctaaaaaaagatgttttattGTCTGGTTCTTTAGCTCTCGCACATGTATAGTGCCAGTAAGTCTatattgaaagaaattatGAATAAGCAAAACTAGTTTATATATTCACTGAATCGACGCCGGTATAGCGTGGTAGAACGTGGTATAGCGTTGTTATGCAATACTAATTTTTCTAAGAGCACACcgcaaatatttaattttcgtcaTAAAGTAAATTACCAATTCAGACATTTGATTAGCAGTTAAATAACCAGGTATACGACCGTTAGCAGTGTCAGCTCTGAGAGTATTATGTTTTCTTAAAATCATATTTATAAAATCCGTCGTCATGGGTATGATTTGGTGTTGGTAACATGATGgtccaaacacattttgatATGCCAGTGAATTTCCACAAGCAATATGCCGCTTGTACTCAGTTCCAATGTAATTGCCAATTCTCACATTAAACCGGCATATATTCGCGTCACAGTAGTTACTTAACACGGATGGTACGCTCAAAAAGATTAAAACTGCAAAACCTATCGTAAAGAAAAAGTCaaacttaaatttttgcaaactgatcacaaaaaaaaattaaatttaccaatcaaggaattcatttcaataaattaataatgaaAGGAAAGAAGTAAGTTCACCGATTCCCACTTAACACTACACTACagtaatgaaaataaaagttgcgATCTTTTATTCTATATCGATGCCAATGAACACATTTACATCTATATACCAGAATCACCTGTTAAAAGATTCTTACATTATTTACTTTCTCAGCACCTTCAAAGTGTGTGAAAGGAATGTGTTGTATAATAATGTATCATGCCGTGAATTAAGCATATATATTTACGAAGCGTGCATACGATTAGCTAATTGAATTATATTTCCGATGGAAATGAATATTATGTATATTACATCATCTTGTACATAATGATATCAGGACAGGTTTCGACCaacatcgataaaaaaaggaaCCTTAATTGTTATAGTAAGGTGTTATCGGTAGGTGTTggctgaaataaattttactttcgcaTAGCTTTTTGCCAGAATTTTGCTTAAATTAGCTGAATTCTTTGGATATTACGATGTAATAATGGATACTAACATGACAATCCTTTTTGTATATTGGGGTCGTATCGGAATAAATACCTTTGATTATTTTGTCATGCCAACAGatctttaataaattaatcacaaaacaagaaattcatttcactTGTCTGAATTGTTGTATTCTTTAGAGATAATCCTCTTTTACCATCTTTGCCGTGAAATAGCCTCAATTCTTATAAATTGCAAAGTGTATCTTCTTGAAGCTTCAAGAAGATCTCAACCAGATGTCACGTCCTAATATA from Bradysia coprophila strain Holo2 unplaced genomic scaffold, BU_Bcop_v1 contig_138, whole genome shotgun sequence encodes the following:
- the LOC119073230 gene encoding antigen 5 like allergen Cul n 1-like; translated protein: MNSLIGFAVLIFLSVPSVLSNYCDANICRFNVRIGNYIGTEYKRHIACGNSLAYQNVFGPSCYQHQIIPMTTDFINMILRKHNTLRADTANGRIPGYLTANQMSELTWDSELAYLAEINAKSCTYGHDDCRNTESYRFVGQNIALNWYSVGYPRQYMLSAESFASYYIDQWFNEYRDASMNDIYRFRSIRNSKGQMIGHFTQMVKSDANRVGCAITSYVNRYASNSFNYYLVCNYNLENIEEKSTYYVGPPCSACRTGCSAEYPGLCSRNEITKVNFP